In one Actinomycetota bacterium genomic region, the following are encoded:
- a CDS encoding potassium channel protein, which yields MHRRLFFSVSLLVLLLALAPVGYMAIEHMSYTEALYMTVITISTVGFREVRPLSQAGMYFTILVIFTGVFSLFFIISGLISYTFGEALREIFGRRRMDLRIKKLRDHHVVCGFGRVGEVVCETLAEAGADFVVIDKDPERLAVAQDRGYLCLEGDATSTEALLNAGVERARGVVCALENDADNLFTTLSARSLNREVTIVTRCVSPDSVDKLLYAGADRVISPYALSGRRMATFLLKPSVFDYLDLVAHGISLNYRLEELVVEEGSELAGRTIGEMDIRVRTGALIVAVRKAADGEFNTSPDKDTRLDAGDLLIALGTPRDLSNLENVSAVRR from the coding sequence ATGCACCGCAGGCTCTTCTTTTCCGTGTCCCTCCTGGTCCTGCTCCTGGCCCTGGCCCCGGTGGGGTACATGGCCATAGAACACATGAGCTACACGGAAGCTCTCTACATGACAGTGATCACCATCTCCACGGTGGGCTTCCGCGAGGTCCGTCCCCTGTCCCAGGCGGGAATGTATTTCACCATCCTGGTCATATTCACCGGGGTTTTCAGCCTCTTCTTCATAATATCCGGCCTGATAAGCTACACCTTCGGCGAGGCCTTGCGGGAGATCTTCGGGAGGAGAAGGATGGATCTCAGGATAAAGAAGCTGCGGGACCACCACGTGGTCTGCGGGTTCGGGCGCGTGGGGGAAGTGGTGTGCGAGACCCTGGCCGAGGCAGGGGCCGATTTCGTGGTCATCGACAAGGATCCGGAACGGCTGGCCGTGGCCCAGGACAGGGGTTACCTCTGCCTGGAGGGTGACGCTACCTCGACGGAAGCGCTCCTCAACGCCGGGGTGGAGAGGGCCCGGGGGGTGGTGTGCGCCCTGGAGAACGACGCCGACAACCTCTTCACCACCCTCTCGGCGAGGAGCCTCAACCGGGAGGTGACCATCGTGACGCGCTGCGTGAGCCCGGACTCGGTGGACAAGCTACTCTACGCCGGCGCCGACCGGGTCATCTCCCCCTACGCCTTGAGCGGGAGGCGCATGGCCACCTTCCTTTTGAAACCGAGCGTCTTCGACTACCTGGACCTGGTGGCCCACGGCATCTCCCTGAACTACCGCCTGGAGGAACTGGTGGTGGAGGAGGGATCCGAGCTGGCGGGCAGGACCATCGGGGAGATGGACATCCGGGTTCGTACCGGGGCCCTCATCGTGGCCGTGCGCAAGGCGGCCGACGGCGAGTTCAACACCAGCCCGGACAAGGACACCCGCCTGGACGCCGGGGACCTGCTCATCGCCCTGGGTACGCCCCGCGACCTCTCCAACCTGGAGAACGTGAGCGCAGTGCGGCGCTGA
- a CDS encoding MFS transporter, with amino-acid sequence MGRSGDKKGNVAGLSRNVFCLGLVSFFNDLSSEMVYPLFPTFLTEFLGAGAWFLGLVEGLADSVASLLNLLSGWISDRLGRRKGLVAGGYTLSALSRGSLALVMAPWQALLGWFFNRVGKGVRTAPRDALIADSCHPRQKGRAFGYQRSMDHGGALLGAAVSSLLLAAFSPGYRIIFALALVPIALGIFLLLWQVREKEVTCAAVEGTSFPRLDLRPFDRRFRWLLAAVFVFTLGNSSDAFLLLWARQVGGFSLALLPALWGVLHVVKAGVSIPGGALSDRLGRRRVIFLGWGIYCLAYTGFALLRGAAWTWLLFAFYGLYYLTEGVLKAFVADMVPPELRGSAYGIYNFTVSVTVLPASLFMGLLWSTVGARTAFLAGAGLALAASLLLAAVPRKNQGLRAGT; translated from the coding sequence GTGGGGCGCTCCGGGGATAAGAAGGGGAACGTAGCCGGCCTTTCGCGCAACGTCTTCTGCCTGGGGCTGGTGAGTTTTTTCAACGACCTGTCGAGCGAGATGGTCTACCCTCTTTTCCCCACCTTTCTCACCGAATTCCTGGGGGCAGGAGCATGGTTCCTGGGGCTGGTGGAGGGCCTGGCCGATTCCGTGGCCAGCCTGCTCAACCTCCTGTCCGGTTGGATCTCCGACCGCCTCGGGCGCAGGAAAGGGTTGGTGGCAGGCGGGTACACGCTTTCGGCGCTTTCCCGCGGCTCGCTGGCCCTGGTGATGGCGCCCTGGCAGGCCCTTTTGGGCTGGTTCTTCAACCGCGTGGGAAAGGGGGTACGCACTGCTCCCCGTGATGCCCTGATTGCCGATTCCTGCCATCCCCGTCAAAAGGGCCGCGCTTTCGGGTACCAGCGTTCCATGGACCACGGCGGCGCTCTTTTGGGGGCGGCCGTTTCCTCCCTCCTCCTGGCGGCCTTTTCCCCGGGTTACCGCATCATCTTCGCCCTGGCCCTGGTCCCCATAGCCCTGGGGATTTTCCTTCTCCTGTGGCAGGTGAGAGAGAAGGAGGTGACCTGCGCCGCCGTGGAGGGAACGAGTTTTCCACGCTTGGACCTCCGCCCGTTCGACCGACGTTTCAGGTGGCTTCTGGCGGCGGTGTTCGTCTTCACCCTGGGGAACTCGAGCGACGCCTTCCTCCTACTGTGGGCCCGGCAGGTGGGCGGTTTCTCCCTGGCCCTGCTTCCCGCCCTCTGGGGGGTGCTGCACGTGGTTAAGGCCGGCGTATCCATCCCCGGCGGTGCCCTCTCCGACCGCCTGGGCCGCAGGAGGGTGATCTTCCTGGGGTGGGGAATATATTGCCTTGCCTACACCGGTTTCGCCCTCCTGAGGGGGGCCGCCTGGACCTGGTTGCTCTTCGCCTTCTACGGACTCTATTACCTTACGGAGGGGGTACTGAAGGCCTTCGTGGCCGATATGGTCCCTCCCGAACTGCGGGGAAGCGCCTACGGTATATACAATTTCACCGTCAGCGTCACCGTCCTTCCCGCCTCCCTGTTCATGGGGCTCCTGTGGAGCACCGTGGGGGCAAGGACAGCCTTCCTTGCGGGCGCCGGCCTGGCCCTGGCGGCTTCCCTGCTCCTGGCCGCCGTACCCCGGAAAAATCAGGGTCTTCGAGCGGGAACGTAA
- a CDS encoding FAD-dependent oxidoreductase, whose translation MLKKLLTPLRIKDLELRNRIVMTAMHLNFTPDGRVNDRIVAFYEERARGGTGLIIVGGAIIDDYAGAYWMLDLRDDSCVEGHRILAQAIKKHGAAAACQLYHAGRYSHSISMEGRQALAPSPVASRFTRETPREMTREDIQRTIRAYADAARRVKEAGYDMVEVLACTGYLICQFLSPVTNLRTDEYGGSWENRMRFGLEVADAVREAVGPDFVVGFRIAGHDYMEGGNTNREWALFAAELEKHGVDLINVTGGWHETRVPQLPMSVPRGGLAYLAAHVKEKVGVPVIACNRINDVFVADEILRMGMADLTGMARALIADPYLALKASEGRYEEITHCIGCNQGCFDHVFYLQPVTCMLNPRAGRELEYRVEPAARPRKVAVVGGGPAGMKAALTAAERGHQVTLFERKDYLGGQLNLAAVPPGREEFWTAIEDLETQLDNAGVELRLETEVTADLLREEDFESVVVATGARQAVPSIPGIDQPHVVMAWDILEGKRDPEGRDVVIIGGGAVGSETAMYVASIGTISPETLFFLFMNNGEDVETLRELCSRGIKRVTVVEMLDKVCRDVGISTRWTILQDMRNLGIQVRNNASARRIEPDRVVVEVEGKEESIPADTVIIAVGSCPENRLYEELKDSGLEVHLVGDAREARKAIEAIQEGYEAGLKV comes from the coding sequence ATGCTGAAAAAACTCTTGACCCCCCTGCGCATCAAGGACCTGGAGCTCAGGAACCGTATCGTAATGACCGCCATGCACCTCAACTTCACCCCCGACGGACGGGTGAACGACCGCATCGTGGCCTTCTACGAGGAAAGGGCCCGCGGCGGCACCGGGCTGATCATCGTGGGAGGAGCCATCATCGACGATTACGCCGGGGCCTACTGGATGCTAGACCTGCGGGACGATTCCTGCGTGGAGGGGCACCGTATCCTCGCCCAGGCCATCAAGAAGCACGGCGCCGCGGCCGCCTGCCAGCTCTACCACGCCGGGCGCTATTCCCATTCCATCTCCATGGAGGGGAGGCAGGCCCTGGCCCCCAGCCCGGTGGCCTCCCGCTTCACCCGGGAAACCCCCAGGGAGATGACCCGGGAGGACATCCAGAGGACCATCCGGGCTTATGCCGACGCGGCGCGCCGGGTCAAGGAAGCGGGTTACGACATGGTGGAGGTCCTGGCCTGCACCGGCTACCTCATCTGCCAGTTCCTCTCCCCGGTGACCAACCTGCGCACCGACGAGTACGGGGGTTCCTGGGAGAACCGCATGCGCTTCGGCCTGGAGGTGGCCGATGCGGTGCGGGAGGCGGTGGGGCCCGATTTCGTCGTCGGCTTCCGCATCGCCGGGCACGACTACATGGAGGGCGGAAATACCAACCGCGAATGGGCGCTCTTCGCCGCCGAGCTGGAAAAGCACGGCGTGGACCTCATTAACGTCACCGGGGGATGGCACGAGACCCGGGTGCCCCAGCTCCCCATGTCCGTCCCCCGCGGGGGCCTGGCCTACCTGGCGGCCCACGTCAAGGAGAAGGTGGGCGTGCCGGTTATCGCCTGCAATCGCATCAACGACGTCTTCGTGGCCGACGAGATACTGCGCATGGGCATGGCCGACCTCACGGGCATGGCCCGCGCCCTTATCGCCGATCCCTACCTGGCCCTGAAAGCGTCCGAGGGCAGGTATGAGGAGATCACTCACTGCATTGGCTGCAACCAGGGATGCTTCGACCACGTCTTCTACCTCCAGCCGGTGACCTGCATGCTCAATCCCCGGGCGGGGCGAGAGCTGGAATACAGGGTGGAGCCGGCGGCCCGGCCCCGCAAGGTGGCCGTGGTGGGAGGCGGACCGGCGGGGATGAAAGCCGCCCTGACCGCCGCCGAGCGGGGCCACCAGGTTACCCTGTTCGAAAGGAAGGATTACCTGGGAGGACAGCTCAACCTGGCCGCCGTTCCCCCGGGCAGGGAGGAGTTCTGGACGGCCATCGAGGACCTGGAAACCCAGCTGGATAACGCCGGAGTGGAGCTGCGCCTGGAGACGGAGGTCACCGCCGACCTCCTCCGCGAGGAGGACTTCGAGTCGGTGGTGGTGGCCACGGGGGCGCGCCAGGCGGTCCCCAGCATCCCGGGCATCGACCAGCCCCACGTGGTCATGGCCTGGGATATCCTGGAAGGAAAGCGGGACCCCGAGGGTCGGGACGTGGTGATCATCGGGGGCGGAGCCGTGGGGTCGGAGACGGCCATGTACGTGGCCAGCATTGGCACCATCTCCCCGGAGACCCTTTTCTTCCTCTTCATGAACAACGGGGAGGACGTGGAGACCCTCCGGGAACTTTGCAGCCGGGGCATCAAGCGGGTCACGGTGGTGGAGATGCTGGACAAGGTGTGCCGGGATGTGGGCATCTCCACCCGCTGGACCATCCTCCAGGACATGCGCAACCTGGGCATCCAGGTTCGGAACAACGCCTCCGCCAGGCGTATCGAGCCGGATCGAGTGGTGGTGGAGGTGGAGGGAAAGGAGGAGTCCATACCCGCGGACACGGTGATCATCGCCGTGGGAAGCTGCCCGGAGAACCGCCTCTACGAGGAGCTCAAGGATTCGGGACTGGAAGTTCACCTGGTCGGGGACGCCCGGGAAGCGCGCAAGGCCATCGAGGCCATCCAGGAGGGCTACGAGGCTGGTTTGAAGGTCTAA
- a CDS encoding MBL fold metallo-hydrolase: MKKRRFSVEIITFTDYSFGSNTYLAVNEEEKKAVLIDAGVSPSQVLKYLEDHGLELEAVLLTHGHPDHLIGLKEIVDATGAPAYMHPADAEMVKSIPPLFLRMLGLDDLDLPEEFLPLEDGQELELGGMKFKVLHTPGHSEGSVCFLTDGVLFGGDLVFRGSIGRTDFPGGSMQTLLRSVKEKVFTLPGDTRILPGHLDSTVVGWEKRTNPFLIGI, encoded by the coding sequence GTGAAGAAGAGGAGGTTTTCCGTGGAGATAATCACCTTTACCGACTATTCTTTCGGCAGCAATACTTACCTGGCAGTCAACGAGGAGGAGAAGAAGGCGGTGCTCATCGACGCCGGTGTCTCCCCTTCGCAGGTGTTGAAATACCTCGAGGACCACGGCCTGGAGCTGGAAGCCGTGCTGCTTACCCACGGGCACCCGGATCACCTCATAGGCCTCAAGGAAATCGTGGACGCCACCGGGGCGCCTGCCTACATGCACCCGGCGGACGCGGAAATGGTGAAGTCCATCCCTCCCCTCTTCCTGAGGATGCTGGGGCTGGACGACCTGGATCTCCCGGAGGAGTTCCTGCCCCTGGAGGACGGCCAGGAACTGGAGCTTGGCGGGATGAAGTTCAAGGTGCTGCACACCCCGGGGCACTCGGAGGGGAGCGTGTGCTTCCTCACCGACGGCGTGCTCTTCGGCGGGGACCTAGTGTTCAGGGGTTCCATCGGCCGCACCGACTTCCCCGGCGGCTCCATGCAAACCTTGCTGCGTTCGGTCAAGGAAAAGGTCTTCACCCTGCCCGGCGATACCCGCATCCTTCCCGGCCACCTGGATTCCACGGTGGTGGGCTGGGAGAAGCGCACCAACCCCTTCCTCATAGGGATCTGA
- a CDS encoding C45 family autoproteolytic acyltransferase/hydrolase, with protein MEALDLGTTLGRGETPGRRQVRLFDLQGSHYEMGYQQGLQMREAIHHFFDHLRDLETFRRKRPFFLPFRTHVVMAAKRAFREAAQDLYDYYPRQKARMEGIAKGAGISEHLLFLALAAETFLAEADYRLGSCTAAGLTPERSALGEPVVIKNFDHPEFFQPYYVSRLNRSAETASTLDVTMAPLAGCHDGINEHGLCISCNSGHGTDLPTCSIPVSVLVQEALENCATTEEAVSFLRAGKRSGGAILLVADAEGEMATVELSPNFSGVREPEQGVLINTNHYRCREMISYDIPHNAFYTTRNVRALRGVRVHESSEMRYARVEQLFSETEVFSLKDLLRVFSDHGESGRGDDNTVCRHGPYFTTTCSLIMLPRSRRVLVTYGHPCESVFTDFLNPFASEEGSGEGRAE; from the coding sequence GTGGAAGCGTTGGACCTGGGGACCACCCTGGGAAGGGGAGAAACGCCGGGTCGCCGGCAGGTGCGCCTCTTCGACCTGCAGGGCAGCCACTACGAGATGGGTTACCAGCAGGGCCTACAGATGAGGGAGGCCATCCACCATTTTTTCGACCATCTCAGGGACTTGGAGACCTTCCGGAGGAAAAGACCCTTTTTCCTGCCCTTCCGGACGCACGTGGTCATGGCCGCCAAGAGGGCGTTCCGCGAAGCGGCGCAGGACCTCTACGATTATTATCCCCGGCAGAAGGCGCGGATGGAGGGTATCGCCAAGGGGGCGGGGATAAGCGAGCACCTGCTCTTCCTGGCCCTGGCCGCGGAGACCTTCTTGGCCGAAGCGGACTACCGCCTGGGTTCCTGTACCGCGGCGGGGCTGACGCCGGAGAGGAGCGCCCTGGGGGAGCCCGTGGTGATCAAGAATTTCGATCACCCGGAGTTCTTCCAGCCCTATTACGTGTCCCGGTTAAACCGCTCCGCGGAAACCGCTTCCACCCTGGACGTCACCATGGCTCCCCTGGCTGGATGTCACGACGGCATCAATGAGCACGGCCTGTGCATCTCCTGCAATTCCGGGCACGGGACGGACCTGCCCACCTGCAGCATCCCGGTCAGCGTGCTGGTCCAGGAGGCCCTGGAAAATTGTGCCACCACGGAAGAGGCGGTCTCCTTCCTGCGCGCGGGAAAGAGGTCCGGAGGGGCCATCCTCCTGGTGGCGGACGCCGAAGGAGAGATGGCTACCGTGGAGCTCTCCCCCAACTTCAGCGGGGTGCGGGAGCCTGAGCAGGGGGTGCTGATCAACACCAATCACTACCGGTGCCGGGAGATGATATCCTACGACATTCCCCATAACGCCTTCTATACCACCCGCAACGTGCGTGCCCTCCGGGGTGTGCGGGTGCATGAGTCCAGCGAGATGCGTTACGCCCGGGTGGAGCAGCTCTTTTCCGAGACAGAGGTTTTTTCCCTGAAGGACCTCCTGCGGGTGTTCTCCGATCACGGCGAGAGCGGGCGGGGCGACGACAACACCGTCTGCCGGCACGGTCCCTATTTCACCACCACCTGTTCCCTGATCATGCTTCCCCGCAGCCGTAGGGTGCTGGTCACCTACGGGCATCCCTGCGAGTCCGTGTTCACTGATTTCCTTAACCCCTTCGCATCGGAAGAGGGGAGCGGAGAAGGTAGAGCGGAATAA
- a CDS encoding response regulator: MTPVVLYIDDSGVERRIVQRLLEDDGFRVFTAEKAEEGLEMAARVRPDMILLDLHLEGTEGCQLAERLREMPGLEKVPIVAISASLKDEERPEVLERFDGYVQKPVDVDLFPRMVREFMWQGAREGHPPVQGLPSGKGIAVSPSGGAAVSRGSATQPGREGEREGERSPDAETRELLEALEKVRSVMSHDLRTPLTVMISYASTVSRGKVGELNERQKEMLDLVVQHGFQMDAQIAELVKLARDTLRRFGYKP, from the coding sequence TTGACGCCGGTAGTTCTGTACATCGACGACAGCGGGGTGGAGCGCAGGATAGTGCAGCGGCTCCTTGAGGACGACGGTTTCCGGGTTTTTACCGCCGAGAAAGCGGAGGAAGGCCTGGAGATGGCGGCAAGGGTGCGCCCCGACATGATACTCCTGGACCTCCACCTGGAGGGGACGGAGGGCTGCCAGCTGGCGGAGCGCCTGCGGGAGATGCCCGGACTGGAAAAGGTTCCCATAGTGGCGATCAGCGCTTCCCTGAAGGATGAGGAGCGGCCGGAGGTACTCGAGCGTTTCGACGGTTACGTCCAGAAGCCGGTGGACGTGGATCTCTTCCCCCGCATGGTGCGGGAGTTCATGTGGCAGGGCGCAAGGGAAGGGCATCCGCCGGTCCAGGGCCTCCCGTCCGGGAAGGGAATTGCCGTCAGCCCATCCGGTGGGGCGGCGGTTAGCCGGGGTTCGGCAACGCAGCCGGGCCGGGAGGGGGAAAGAGAAGGAGAACGCTCTCCCGACGCTGAAACCCGGGAGCTCCTGGAAGCTCTGGAAAAGGTGCGCTCGGTCATGTCCCATGACCTGCGAACCCCGCTAACGGTGATGATCTCCTACGCCAGCACGGTAAGCCGGGGAAAGGTGGGCGAGCTGAACGAGCGCCAGAAGGAGATGCTGGACCTGGTGGTCCAGCATGGCTTCCAGATGGACGCCCAGATAGCGGAGCTGGTGAAACTGGCCAGGGATACCCTGCGGCGATTCGGCTATAAACCTTAG
- a CDS encoding 2,3-bisphosphoglycerate-independent phosphoglycerate mutase codes for MEFISSLRTAAGSKMVLLVLDGLGGLPHPETGLTELETARTPNLDALARDSACGLIHAVGPGITPGSGPAHMALFGYDPVRYEVGRGVLSALGVGMDLGPDDLAARVNFCTVEDGVITDRRAGRIPTEKNARLCEKLSAIRLDGAEVIIRPEKEHRAALVLRGEGLSERISDTDPQKTGVPPLPCRPLVEGDEAAERTAALVNKYLEEASRLLADEHPANMLLTRGFARKPDIPLMTDLYGIRAGAVATYPMYRAVARLVGMELVETGPSFADQVEALAKAWEKYDYFFVHYKYTDSRGEDGDFDAKVACIEEVDASVPRILELQPEVLVVTGDHSTPALLKAHSWHPSPLIFHSRWERRDDVDSFGERACARGILGTFPALDLLPMMLACAQRLTKFGA; via the coding sequence ATGGAATTTATATCCAGCCTGCGAACGGCAGCCGGGTCCAAAATGGTTCTCCTGGTCCTGGACGGCCTGGGGGGTCTTCCCCACCCGGAGACCGGCCTCACCGAGCTGGAGACAGCCCGCACGCCCAACCTGGACGCCCTGGCCCGGGACTCCGCCTGCGGGCTGATCCACGCCGTGGGCCCGGGCATCACCCCGGGAAGCGGCCCCGCCCACATGGCCCTCTTCGGGTACGACCCGGTACGTTACGAGGTGGGAAGGGGGGTGCTCTCCGCGCTAGGGGTGGGCATGGACCTGGGCCCCGACGACCTCGCGGCGCGGGTGAACTTCTGCACCGTCGAGGACGGGGTGATAACCGACCGGCGGGCCGGGCGTATACCCACGGAGAAAAACGCCCGGTTATGTGAGAAACTCTCAGCCATCAGGCTGGACGGAGCGGAAGTGATAATCCGCCCCGAGAAGGAGCACCGCGCCGCCCTGGTGCTGAGGGGCGAGGGCCTATCCGAACGCATCTCGGACACCGACCCTCAGAAGACGGGGGTACCTCCCCTGCCCTGCCGTCCCCTCGTGGAAGGGGACGAGGCGGCGGAGAGGACGGCGGCCCTGGTCAATAAATACTTGGAAGAAGCTTCCCGGTTGCTCGCTGACGAGCACCCGGCCAACATGTTGCTCACCCGCGGCTTCGCCAGGAAACCGGACATCCCGCTCATGACCGACCTCTACGGCATACGGGCGGGAGCGGTGGCCACCTACCCCATGTACCGCGCCGTGGCCCGCCTGGTGGGCATGGAACTGGTGGAAACCGGTCCCTCCTTCGCCGACCAGGTGGAGGCCCTGGCGAAAGCCTGGGAAAAGTACGATTACTTCTTCGTCCATTACAAGTACACGGACAGCCGGGGCGAGGACGGCGACTTCGACGCCAAGGTGGCCTGCATCGAGGAGGTGGACGCCTCCGTGCCCCGGATACTGGAGCTCCAGCCCGAGGTCCTGGTGGTGACCGGCGACCATTCCACCCCCGCCCTCCTCAAGGCCCACAGCTGGCACCCTTCCCCCCTGATCTTCCATTCCCGCTGGGAGAGGAGGGACGACGTGGATTCCTTCGGGGAGAGGGCCTGCGCCCGCGGTATCCTGGGGACCTTCCCGGCCCTGGACCTCCTGCCTATGATGCTGGCCTGCGCCCAGCGTCTCACCAAGTTCGGCGCCTAA
- a CDS encoding ADP-ribosylglycohydrolase family protein gives MPELDPSRFSGCLLGLAVGDALGMPLEGMRASAIRKRVGRVRDFLDAPWRMLKAGQWTDDTKMMLCHARSILERKGVNVEDTARKFVAWFESGDWRGIGGSTYESIQRLRAGVHPQESGARGEMAAGNGAAMRIAPVGLVDCLDLEKLRRDVREVSMITHANPEAVAGAQAVAFAVARAARGDLDPSSLIAETVDFIGPCAVSERLLLAKDFLAKDMEPDEALARLGTSGYVVETVASAFFCFLRTPGDFEETVSRAVEGGLDADTTGAVAGAVSGAFNGLEGIPERWRQGVEAAEEIIDLGEGIFRLVSGT, from the coding sequence ATGCCCGAGTTGGATCCATCCCGCTTCTCCGGCTGCCTTCTGGGCCTGGCCGTGGGCGACGCCCTGGGTATGCCCCTGGAGGGCATGAGGGCCTCGGCCATAAGAAAGCGCGTGGGCCGGGTACGAGACTTCTTGGACGCCCCCTGGAGGATGCTCAAAGCGGGCCAGTGGACCGACGACACCAAGATGATGCTCTGTCACGCCCGCAGCATCCTGGAGCGGAAAGGGGTGAACGTGGAAGACACGGCCCGCAAGTTCGTTGCCTGGTTCGAATCCGGTGACTGGCGGGGAATCGGAGGTTCCACCTACGAATCCATCCAGAGGCTGCGCGCCGGGGTCCACCCCCAGGAAAGTGGGGCCCGGGGCGAGATGGCGGCGGGAAACGGGGCGGCCATGCGCATCGCCCCGGTGGGCCTGGTCGACTGCCTGGACCTGGAGAAACTGCGCCGGGACGTGCGGGAGGTATCCATGATCACCCACGCCAACCCGGAGGCGGTGGCCGGGGCCCAGGCGGTGGCTTTCGCCGTGGCACGCGCGGCACGGGGGGACCTGGACCCCTCCTCGCTGATTGCGGAGACGGTGGATTTCATCGGCCCCTGCGCGGTGTCCGAGCGCCTCCTGCTGGCAAAGGATTTCCTGGCCAAGGACATGGAACCCGATGAAGCCCTGGCCCGACTGGGGACCAGCGGCTACGTGGTGGAGACGGTGGCCAGCGCCTTCTTCTGCTTTCTGCGCACTCCGGGCGACTTCGAGGAAACGGTATCCCGCGCCGTCGAAGGAGGGCTGGACGCCGACACCACGGGGGCGGTGGCCGGGGCCGTCAGCGGCGCCTTCAACGGACTGGAGGGTATTCCCGAGAGGTGGAGACAAGGCGTGGAGGCCGCCGAGGAGATAATCGACCTGGGGGAAGGGATATTCCGCCTGGTCTCGGGAACCTGA
- a CDS encoding CoA-transferase, producing MRVEGMFGIFSDRVAEALSAAESETSENKVMDLHRAVGELVRPGMHLHLGHAYMRPNAALYEICRRFWRKDPGFTVSSLGFIANMVLLVHGGLARKLITTFCGDSYPFPGPNRVYQEAYREGWLEIENWTVLTLPQRLMAGAMGVEWMPTHSLLGSSMEEENAGDFRVVEMPDGSRVGMVRALRPDLTLIHAWAADRAGNVLLTPPYAENVFAAFAAREGVLATVEQVVPTSFLRRYSHFVKVPGYLVRAVCPAPMGVHPSGASNQGIKEFDAYAEDEEFMLRLREACRSEETLEEWVREWLLGVESHEHYLAKLGHERIWYLKGRAAGDSWVSELADRVTSIPDTEEYTPVEMMVVEAARLLRRRVREAGYRTILAGIGASNLAAWKAWYDLRKEGVPVELMAEVGFYGYTPRPADPFIFNFRNIPTCVMLTDILTVLGSMVGAASSRAIGALGAGQVDRFGNINSTKIPELKLFLVGSGGACDVALGAGEVLVTVAQDRLRTPERVSYVTAPGERVKTVVTTEGVFQKPPGEEELVLTAYFPHVAADGREALQVIGSHCGWELRAASSLRRVEPPTREELYDVRIFDPRRYFLEEAPR from the coding sequence ATGCGAGTGGAAGGCATGTTCGGCATCTTCTCCGACCGGGTGGCGGAGGCCCTCTCGGCGGCTGAAAGCGAGACCTCCGAAAACAAGGTCATGGATCTCCACCGGGCGGTAGGGGAACTGGTCAGGCCGGGGATGCACCTCCACCTGGGGCACGCCTACATGCGCCCCAATGCCGCTCTCTACGAGATCTGCCGCCGCTTCTGGAGAAAGGATCCCGGGTTCACCGTCTCCTCGCTGGGCTTCATAGCCAACATGGTCCTCCTGGTCCACGGGGGGCTGGCCCGCAAGTTGATAACCACCTTCTGCGGCGATTCCTACCCCTTTCCGGGGCCCAACCGAGTATACCAGGAGGCATACCGGGAGGGCTGGCTGGAGATAGAGAACTGGACGGTTCTCACCCTTCCGCAGCGGTTGATGGCCGGCGCCATGGGCGTGGAATGGATGCCCACTCACTCCCTCCTGGGGAGCTCCATGGAGGAGGAGAACGCCGGGGACTTCCGGGTCGTGGAGATGCCCGACGGAAGCCGGGTGGGCATGGTGCGTGCCCTCCGCCCGGACCTCACCCTCATCCACGCCTGGGCCGCGGACCGGGCGGGCAACGTCCTGCTCACGCCCCCCTACGCGGAAAACGTCTTCGCCGCCTTCGCCGCCCGGGAGGGAGTCCTGGCGACCGTGGAGCAGGTGGTCCCCACTTCCTTCCTGCGCCGCTACTCCCATTTCGTGAAGGTTCCAGGTTACCTGGTGCGCGCGGTCTGTCCGGCTCCCATGGGGGTGCACCCCTCCGGGGCATCCAACCAGGGGATAAAGGAGTTCGACGCCTACGCCGAGGACGAGGAGTTCATGCTCCGGCTGCGGGAGGCCTGCCGTTCCGAGGAAACGCTGGAGGAATGGGTGCGGGAATGGCTCCTGGGGGTGGAATCCCACGAACATTACCTGGCCAAGCTGGGACACGAGCGGATATGGTACCTGAAGGGCAGGGCGGCCGGAGATTCCTGGGTCTCCGAGTTGGCCGACCGCGTCACCTCCATCCCCGATACGGAGGAATATACCCCGGTGGAGATGATGGTGGTGGAGGCGGCGCGGCTGCTGCGCCGGCGCGTGCGCGAAGCCGGTTACCGGACCATACTGGCCGGCATCGGCGCCTCCAACCTGGCCGCCTGGAAGGCCTGGTACGACCTCCGGAAGGAGGGAGTCCCGGTGGAGCTCATGGCCGAGGTCGGCTTCTATGGGTACACGCCCCGACCCGCCGACCCCTTCATTTTCAACTTCCGCAACATCCCCACCTGCGTCATGCTTACCGACATCCTCACCGTCCTGGGTTCCATGGTGGGAGCGGCAAGCAGCCGGGCCATAGGCGCCCTGGGGGCCGGGCAGGTGGACCGCTTCGGAAACATCAACTCCACCAAGATCCCCGAGCTGAAGCTCTTCCTGGTCGGCTCGGGGGGAGCCTGCGACGTGGCGCTGGGAGCCGGGGAGGTCCTGGTGACCGTGGCCCAGGACCGGTTGCGCACTCCGGAAAGGGTCTCCTACGTCACCGCGCCCGGGGAAAGGGTGAAAACCGTGGTCACCACGGAGGGGGTTTTCCAGAAGCCGCCCGGGGAGGAGGAACTGGTGCTCACCGCCTATTTCCCCCACGTGGCCGCGGACGGGAGGGAAGCCCTGCAGGTCATCGGTTCCCACTGCGGGTGGGAGCTGCGGGCCGCGTCTTCCCTGAGGCGCGTCGAACCACCCACCCGCGAGGAGCTCTACGACGTGCGCATCTTCGACCCCCGCCGCTATTTCCTCGAGGAAGCACCCCGATAA